Below is a genomic region from Raphanus sativus cultivar WK10039 chromosome 4, ASM80110v3, whole genome shotgun sequence.
AACTGAATTCATCCAAATACCGAAATATCTAATTTGAAATtcatccaaaattttataatatataaatggagcctaatttcaaaacaaaacaaaaatgataccAAAAGAAATTATGTACCCGAATATTTATATCTAACTGATTacgtaaacaaataaaaattatttgttaaccgttttgaatttttgttatgaatggaataattttatttagttttattccCGCTTGATAAGCTATTGCCTCATCAACTAGCTAATCAGATACGAATTATTATTGGTAACATGTATAATAAgagttaaaaagtaaaaaaaggtaaaaaaataaataataaaacacttcaaaaatatgtatttattttttgtactTTTGTAAGAAAAGAAACGATTTGTACATAAATAAGTATCCGGATGTTCATGCATAACTGATTAtgtaagtaaataaaatattattttattaattttttgaatttttgtcatGAGTAAATTTATTTGAACCTGTCGAATTATTGtggttaatatataaataaaatgatgttgaaTTATAATGGTAAAGATAACTAATTTAGTTAGGAATAGTGAAAAATGGAATATAAGACactttaaaatatgtaatttctgttatgtatctttttttttgtcatctatttttatttttattaaaggaCCAAAGCCCAAAACCAACAAAGATACAAAATTCAAAGGTCCAACCAAACACCAATCCATACAAACGGCCTGAAACCGGTGCAAAAAACCGACTAAACACATGTCGGTTTAGTTTTACGAGAGAAGACACGTGCAATCCCTCAACAGCAAGGGTTCCACGCATCACTTAACCTTCTACCGTCACTGATGATCGCCGGAAATTGACAGGCGCCGAAGTCGAAATCAAGCGCTCCTTGCCATACCTCCACATCGAAGATTTTTCCCACGGATAACGTTCATCGGCCCAGCCGAGATCTAATCCGGATCACCACAGCACACACACGGGATTTAATCCCATAATTACCAACTTTGTCTTCATCCCCATATCATCGACATCAGAGAGCACCATCGTCTGTCGAAATCTCATCCAAGCGGAAGACATAATCTACCTCCACTCACATCCATGAGTCACGTCGGACCCAACACCCAACCACACCAATCACCGGTGAAACCCAAAAATCAAGCCACCAAACCCATAATCATCCCAAAGCTGACAGACCATcatcgaagaagaagatgtgattTCCGGAGTCAAAGCCGACCGTCCATCAAAGAAAGATGCGACACCGGAACAGAACCGAATATGCAACACCGTGGAGCCATTCATGTCGGGAGAAAGAATTTATCGACATgcaaagaaacagaggaaaaactCCAAAATCCAGATCGACTGTGGCTGTAGAAACCTATCCCATCGATTGGAATCACTATAAAAGTGGCTGGTTTTAGTGAGAAGGTAGAGTAACTTTTTCTCTCAAAGAAAGCATATAATATCTTATATGTTACTTAATAAATGTTGTTGAATTGTTGGAAATATAGTAAATGCAAAGGTTAGAAAGtgttagaaaacaaaataaaagttataaaaacacttaaattaagaaaaatattatttcgtACTTTTGTTGTAATaagatatacatataaatatttaactttgCATTAATGGATAATCATTATAGGAATGTTAACTCACGTGTTGTTAAAAGGTAATTAACATGAGACTTTCTCTAAAATCATACAATGCTTAAAACCATAAACTTTTATAGTCAGATCATTGCGTAATTAATTAAAGTTAATTAGAGATACTAATTGCAGAAAATAGACATTGTTTATGTAGCATAATTAAAGGGGGGAAAATAAATTGGTTTAACATATATTCAAAGAAGAATTTTGTTTATGTAGCATAATTAAAGGGAAAAAATAAATTGGTTAAAGAGATGACCGACAGGAAGGCGACAAAAAGGAGTGGTAGGCCCTAAGATTTGGGGCGTGATTGaaatgttttaacttttttcaAATTGAAGGACTGTTTTCTTCGATCAAGTCCTTTCCCTTTCCTGACGTTGTTGACACAATCCTCTCTCTCCAACTGCTACCTTCTTCACCTTACCACGTCCATTTGTTCAGCCCACTAGCTTCGTAACCTAGAAAGTATTCGGCCTACACTTTATATTTGGGCTTTagaatatatttgtataaaataattttaagggCAAAAATCGAAAACCGATCGTTTTTTATTAGGCCTATAAAAGCCCAGTTTATTACTTGGTCCAGAAAGACGAAAGCCCAGAATAGACGCTTCTTCTTCAAGCCATTTTCAAGCTTCTTAGTATACCATGGAACTTGCAAAAGAagatactaattttttttttgaatatgtgGCTCTTTGACAGGGCAACATTTGAAGatccaaaaagaaacaaaaggttacTTTACCCAGAAGTAACACATCTACTTCTTCTGATCTTAGTATCATTATAATGGACTAGAGATGTTGATCTTGTGGTATATCCACTTTGTGTTTGAAGACTTAATTATGGTCTAATGGAGCATAACTGCATAAGTACATAAAGAAAGATGTGAACCGACACATCAACCACAGTCACAAACCGAACCATTTAAAACGCCAGCTTGAAAAATTGACacgaaaagaaaacaaacaaggCCCAACCCAAGGCCATGCAAGCCTTTTATATACACAGATTAAAAAACCGTAGTCTGGAGAACACCTTACACGACCATAATAAGTTACTAAAAACAACGTCGCTTAATAATAAAACCTTAAACTTATATCTAAAAACCACTCACCAAACTAATTACacgattattattattaatccaCCATACTTTCATCATTCTCTAACGACGAAGAACTCTTCAACTTAGTCGTCATCTTCTTAACCTCATCACtcgaatatataaatatcttcTTAGCCATCTTGCAAAACTCACtgcacaaacaaaaaaaatagaacattCAATAATGCAAccgttaaaaaaaagaaagtcaaAATGGGtttattactactactactactagaGTTGCTTACTTCCATGGATCATCTCCAGCAAGCATCATGTCACCTTCATCATCAGTGAAGACAACGACCCATTTGTCTCGAGTAAGAAGCTGTCCTTTGATCTCAAACATCTCCTCAAGCTCCTTAATCAGTTCATCATACGATTTCAACAGCGTTAAGTCAACCGCACGTCCAACAGCTATCCCTTGCATTTGCACCTTTTAAAATCCCCAAAATAAAGAGTTTCAGAACACACTGTTTATGAGAGTTTTAGAGTGATAAAAAGAGATGATTTACTTTAGTTCGTGTCCTTGATTTGTGTTGCTTCTTAGGCTCATTAGCTGCGCTTGGAGTGATGGGTTCTTGACACTTGTCTGGAGGAATTGGAGCAGGAGGATTGCTTGTGAGATCAAATCCGAACAACCTATAGCAACTcgctggaggaggaggaggaggatcagCTTGTAATCCACCTAAGTTTCTCTCAGTGGATGATGGATCTTGGCTCTGAGGGAAGCCATACAAGAAAGTCGTAGGTGGAGCTGGAGTCAAAACAGATGACTCAACAGGTCTTGAACGCTTGCATTTGGGTTGTGATTGTTGAGAAGGTGTTGAAACTGGGGAAGATGACAAGAAAGGCTCAATCTCCCATGGTGAGACTCTGTCTGGTCTCTGAACTGTTGTTGGCTCATCCCATTGGACCTAAAGAAAGAATGTTAACTCATTATAAGTAAAACCTAAAtgaacattgaaatggttaaaaAGAACCTGCAAAGATCTCCATTTAGAAGCTGGCCACTGTGAAGATAGATCTCCAATTCCAACAATAGTACCAGTAAACCTGAAGAAACTCAAAACATTCAGAATCAAGAACAATGAACTAATTAATGATCAGAAAAGTGGAGTCTTACATTCTCTCAGGAGACTCTTCTCCTTCAAACCTCATCCTGAATCTTGTGCCAAGAGAGAATCCATGCTTCATAGCTTCCATATACTTGTTAACCCCTACTATGAACTGGCTTATCCTGAGAAAGACAGAAACTTTGTATCATAAATTAAAGGTACTAAAACATAGAAAGAGTAGAATCATGTAATATGTTGTTATACCTAGGCTTGTAAAACACAAGGAAGATAGttttggtaacaacagcatgagAAGCTGTAGCAAGGACTCCCAAATGCATGCTCTGGCTCGAGATAACAGAAGTAGGCATTGTGCTCTGATGCCTAGCTAAACGCCTCACTCCAACTCTCAAATCTCCATTCTCACCCCTCAAGAACACAAAGGCATCTCCAGCTACAAGTCTTTTGGATGATACAAATGTACTCCAACCCGTTGTAAGCAAATGCCTCCTAGGTTGTcctataaccaaaaaaaaaaaaaaaactctcatatCTCATTTAGTCCAAAACACAGTTGCAAAAAACCAAAGCACTCCCTCAGTTTCTAAAAGATTCAAgttcttaaaaacaaaaaaaaattgaaagatacttttttacatttttcctttttttgaaataatgttaaatttattcaaaaaaactATTGTACAATGACTGTAAAtgtaaaaactttttttacatttttcaataaattaCTTAATGATAAAcagtaaatttcaaaaataattaattgtgtttactCAAAGTGTATTGTTTAACAATTATGGAAAACAGTTAActatataaaaacaatataatcaaaatttaatatgtttttatttttttctgaaaattctaatacatatatttttttgtatattccAAGATGTAGTGACTGTTTGTTACCTCTGAAAATATGCTTGAACCTCCATTCAAACCCATGAAGATCTCTAGTCACAAGCTCTTGAGTAGGAGTAGCTTGTGTCATGTCCAAGGCAGGCAAGCATTCAGTAGCGTGTTTACGAAGAACAGAGAATCCACCATGAGTGCTTGTGTCTGAAGCTGTTAGAATCTTTACAAACGAGTGGAACGTTTGTTTTGTTGGTTCAACAATAGGTTGATCAAGACTTGTGAGTTCACTTTGCtgcaacacaaaaaaaaaaattattaaaatcacactatttatcaaaaaaaaataacaataaaaaaaagtcTGCTTAAGAAACTTACATCTTCCTCTGGTTTTAATGTGATCTGAGCGTAGACTTCATCTGTTTCATGCTCAGCCTATATACATCCaaacatgttaaaaaaaaaacagattcatgagaaaaaaacaaacaagagtTATTATGATTCAAAGCTTTCACCTTTAACATGACACTGAGAACTCTACAAAGTATCTTGGGAGGAAGTTTGAAATCAGGTATCTCTTCTGATTCAATTCCCTGATTAGTTGAAGCCAcaagctgcaaaaaaaaaactcagaaagAGAATGAGGTAAAGAAGTAAAGAAGGTtaatttggtaaaaaaaaaagacatatacTTGTTCCATGTGACCCTGAGGGAAGTAGAAAACTCTCTCTTCAGCAAGAGGAACCTCCACTAATGGACCTGCACAAGCTTTCCATAGCTCTGTGTATAGAGCATCGTTGTAAGACCCTGGaataataatcaaaacaaaaatgtaaacttTGAAGTGGGTTTTTCTTTAAAAGCGAGAAAATGgaagaaaaattgaaactttaCAAAGTAACCAAACAGAGTTAGTGGCTAACTCTCTTGTGTCTTACTTACTTGAGAAAGAGGTTGGGAGATCATTTCCATCTACATTCGCCATTGAAGAACACCagaagaaaagaggaagaagaggaggagccTTCACGAGCTAAGCACTACTCTTAACACCCATGAA
It encodes:
- the LOC108835947 gene encoding auxin response factor 18-like encodes the protein MANVDGNDLPTSFSRSYNDALYTELWKACAGPLVEVPLAEERVFYFPQGHMEQLVASTNQGIESEEIPDFKLPPKILCRVLSVMLKAEHETDEVYAQITLKPEEDQSELTSLDQPIVEPTKQTFHSFVKILTASDTSTHGGFSVLRKHATECLPALDMTQATPTQELVTRDLHGFEWRFKHIFRGQPRRHLLTTGWSTFVSSKRLVAGDAFVFLRGENGDLRVGVRRLARHQSTMPTSVISSQSMHLGVLATASHAVVTKTIFLVFYKPRISQFIVGVNKYMEAMKHGFSLGTRFRMRFEGEESPERMFTGTIVGIGDLSSQWPASKWRSLQVQWDEPTTVQRPDRVSPWEIEPFLSSSPVSTPSQQSQPKCKRSRPVESSVLTPAPPTTFLYGFPQSQDPSSTERNLGGLQADPPPPPPASCYRLFGFDLTSNPPAPIPPDKCQEPITPSAANEPKKQHKSRTRTKVQMQGIAVGRAVDLTLLKSYDELIKELEEMFEIKGQLLTRDKWVVVFTDDEGDMMLAGDDPWNEFCKMAKKIFIYSSDEVKKMTTKLKSSSSLENDESMVD